One genomic segment of [Phormidium] sp. ETS-05 includes these proteins:
- a CDS encoding tellurite resistance TerB family protein, producing MGLFDKIRGARQSTEISLGPAEAFAAITLIAVASDGYITDSEAQALSTILSRMQLFRSYPADVMRKMFDKLLGILQRQGIDVLFNAAMTNLPHDLKETAFAVATDIVLADGEVSPEEEKLLNDLCRVLELSEDLAVKIIDVMMIKNKG from the coding sequence ATGGGTTTGTTCGATAAAATCCGAGGCGCTCGCCAATCCACAGAAATCAGTCTTGGCCCCGCCGAAGCCTTCGCCGCCATCACCTTAATCGCCGTTGCCAGTGATGGTTATATCACCGATTCTGAAGCCCAAGCACTCAGCACCATCTTATCTCGAATGCAGCTTTTCCGCAGCTATCCTGCAGACGTGATGCGCAAAATGTTTGACAAGCTGCTCGGCATCTTACAGCGGCAAGGCATCGATGTTTTATTTAATGCCGCCATGACCAACTTGCCTCACGACCTCAAAGAAACTGCCTTTGCTGTAGCCACCGATATTGTTCTAGCTGATGGCGAAGTCTCCCCAGAAGAAGAAAAACTGTTGAATGACCTCTGCCGTGTGTTAGAATTATCGGAAGACCTGGCGGTAAAAATTATTGATGTGATGATGATTAAAAACAAAGGTTAG
- the fetB gene encoding ABC transporter permease, translated as MIELDFIDLGLALGMMVIAVGVSWWQGLGLEGQLAMATVRTVVQLLVVGSLLEVVFQWRHPAAVLAVVMVMLTIAAVVARNRIGKEIPGVLLMVWGSILTALSLTMAYVNLLVLRSPEALYSPQYMIPLTGIVLGNGMNAAAIAGERLATTIKNSKLEIETHLCLGATPEQAVKQYRREAIKAGMIPTLNAMMVVGIVTLPGIITGQMLTGVNPLNAAAYQILIMFMLALTTLITGLLVTWGLCQNFFNQYAQLREF; from the coding sequence ATGATTGAACTAGATTTTATTGATTTGGGGTTAGCGCTGGGGATGATGGTAATTGCGGTGGGGGTGTCTTGGTGGCAAGGGTTGGGGTTGGAGGGGCAACTGGCGATGGCGACGGTGCGGACGGTGGTGCAGTTGCTGGTGGTGGGGAGCCTGCTGGAGGTGGTGTTTCAGTGGCGACATCCGGCGGCGGTTTTGGCGGTGGTGATGGTGATGCTGACGATCGCGGCGGTGGTGGCGCGCAACCGCATTGGTAAAGAGATTCCTGGGGTGCTGTTGATGGTGTGGGGGTCGATTTTGACGGCTCTTTCCTTGACGATGGCTTATGTGAATTTGCTGGTGTTGCGCAGTCCCGAGGCGCTCTATTCACCCCAGTACATGATTCCTTTGACGGGGATAGTGCTGGGAAATGGGATGAATGCGGCGGCGATCGCGGGAGAACGCCTCGCCACCACCATCAAAAACAGTAAGTTGGAAATCGAAACCCACCTATGCCTAGGAGCGACCCCAGAGCAGGCAGTGAAGCAATATCGCCGAGAAGCGATTAAAGCGGGGATGATTCCCACATTAAACGCCATGATGGTGGTGGGAATCGTCACTTTACCCGGCATAATCACTGGTCAGATGCTCACTGGCGTTAACCCGCTGAATGCGGCGGCTTACCAAATATTAATCATGTTTATGCTGGCTTTAACTACTTTAATCACCGGTTTATTGGTGACATGGGGTTTGTGCCAGAATTTTTTCAATCAATATGCCCAACTGAGAGAGTTTTAA
- a CDS encoding site-specific DNA-methyltransferase, whose translation MNLYLQTPEITVWQGHCLEVMQTLPDASVNLIVTDPPYHTTKKANIAGDKDFKTDEDYWEWLDIISQQWQRLLAPNGSLYCFASPKMAARVEVLLGKRFNILSSITWTKPNEPGYDGWKQKTKKESLRSWYLHSERIIFAEAALPDNPNQSPFGTLLRKTRLAAGMSTIELTGAMGEYGKVNHGGTVSNWETGRNIPTAEQYGKLKAVLKQVAPEVPGLPDYQQIIRPFFATADIPYTDIWDFPTVKHYPGKHPAEKPLEMMLHMIKVSSYPDDVVLDCFAGSGVVGQAAKMLGRRAVLIEISANLCDKIVKNMS comes from the coding sequence ATGAATCTTTACCTCCAAACACCGGAAATTACTGTTTGGCAAGGCCACTGCCTGGAAGTCATGCAAACTCTTCCAGACGCTTCAGTTAATCTGATTGTCACTGACCCGCCCTATCACACCACAAAAAAAGCTAATATTGCCGGAGACAAAGACTTTAAAACCGATGAAGATTATTGGGAGTGGTTGGATATCATTTCACAACAATGGCAAAGGTTATTGGCGCCCAACGGGTCTTTATATTGTTTCGCTTCTCCCAAAATGGCGGCTCGCGTAGAAGTTTTATTAGGAAAAAGATTTAATATTTTGAGTTCTATAACTTGGACAAAACCAAACGAACCCGGATATGATGGCTGGAAACAAAAGACAAAAAAAGAAAGTTTGCGAAGCTGGTATCTACATTCAGAAAGGATAATTTTTGCCGAAGCGGCTCTGCCAGATAATCCCAACCAATCTCCTTTTGGCACGCTGCTGAGAAAAACGCGCTTGGCGGCGGGAATGTCCACCATTGAATTAACCGGCGCGATGGGCGAATATGGAAAAGTCAATCACGGAGGGACAGTATCCAATTGGGAAACCGGGAGAAATATTCCCACTGCGGAGCAATATGGTAAACTCAAAGCGGTGCTGAAACAAGTGGCGCCAGAAGTCCCGGGGTTACCAGATTATCAGCAAATAATTAGACCTTTTTTTGCTACTGCTGATATCCCTTACACGGATATTTGGGATTTTCCTACGGTCAAGCATTATCCCGGCAAGCATCCAGCAGAAAAACCCCTAGAGATGATGCTGCATATGATTAAAGTCAGTTCTTATCCTGATGATGTGGTGTTGGACTGTTTTGCTGGTTCCGGCGTCGTCGGTCAAGCTGCCAAAATGTTAGGCAGGCGAGCAGTTTTGATAGAAATATCCGCCAATTTATGTGATAAAATCGTGAAAAATATGAGTTAA
- a CDS encoding ATP-grasp domain-containing protein, with translation MDLLEYQAKELFRDMGIPVLPSQRIDRPADLKGLKIPYPVVLKSQVRAGGRGKAGGIEFVSTTIDAVAAAHRIFNLSIMGEYPQVLLAEAKYNALQELYLAVVLDRAERRAVLLGSSQGGTSTESAMEKMQRVVVDEDFSPFYARRLTQKMGLRSKVVISVSDIIEKMYRLFVEQDLDLVEINPLGINPSGEVMALDGKVTVNDEAIARHPHLLQLAEKIPTVSADGASQDGAAILTATENEEVSSVSPCQGGSLGEPHFYKLDGNIGIICNGAALTMATLDLVYLCGGKPACFANIGGDTRWDLTPDDFVYRLTQALNMMVADTNVKAVAIDIIGSAIDCNAVAATIAACVRQSGRVLDSPVGAAIAHTPSLTKPLNGWDSRHHGLLNGFGEIGEGPALNFDLGRAENGTPSLFSDNYQPQRNGGISFIVRLCGTDLELAKRSLAPLNIPVVDSLEEVIARAVADANKI, from the coding sequence ATGGATTTACTAGAGTATCAAGCTAAAGAATTATTTCGGGATATGGGGATTCCGGTGCTACCTTCCCAAAGGATTGACCGGCCAGCTGACCTCAAGGGGTTGAAGATTCCTTATCCCGTGGTGCTAAAGTCCCAAGTGCGGGCGGGGGGCCGAGGTAAGGCGGGGGGAATTGAGTTTGTCTCCACGACCATTGATGCGGTGGCGGCGGCACATCGGATTTTTAATTTGTCCATTATGGGTGAATATCCCCAAGTGCTATTGGCTGAGGCCAAGTACAATGCTTTACAGGAATTGTACCTGGCGGTAGTGCTAGATCGCGCCGAGCGGCGGGCGGTACTTTTAGGGTCTTCCCAAGGGGGCACTAGCACTGAGTCGGCGATGGAGAAAATGCAGCGGGTGGTGGTGGATGAGGATTTTTCGCCGTTTTACGCTCGACGGCTGACGCAGAAAATGGGGCTGCGCTCCAAAGTGGTGATTTCTGTGAGCGATATCATCGAGAAAATGTATCGCCTCTTTGTGGAGCAGGATTTAGATCTGGTGGAAATCAATCCTCTGGGGATTAATCCGAGTGGGGAGGTGATGGCTCTCGATGGCAAGGTGACGGTGAATGATGAGGCGATCGCCCGTCATCCACATTTATTGCAATTGGCGGAGAAAATTCCCACGGTTTCGGCTGATGGGGCATCTCAGGATGGGGCTGCTATCCTCACCGCCACAGAAAATGAGGAGGTTTCGTCAGTTTCCCCTTGCCAAGGGGGGAGTTTGGGGGAGCCTCACTTCTATAAGCTGGATGGCAATATCGGCATTATCTGCAATGGCGCGGCTTTGACGATGGCAACCCTGGATTTAGTTTACCTCTGTGGTGGCAAGCCCGCTTGCTTTGCCAATATTGGCGGCGATACTCGTTGGGACTTGACGCCGGACGATTTTGTGTATCGCCTGACTCAAGCTCTGAATATGATGGTCGCCGATACGAACGTGAAAGCTGTGGCGATCGACATTATTGGTAGTGCCATTGACTGCAATGCGGTGGCGGCTACCATTGCTGCTTGTGTGCGACAGTCGGGGCGTGTCCTAGACAGCCCGGTTGGTGCGGCCATCGCTCATACCCCAAGTTTAACGAAGCCGTTAAACGGATGGGATAGTCGCCATCATGGCTTACTCAATGGGTTTGGGGAAATCGGCGAAGGCCCTGCACTGAATTTCGACCTAGGACGGGCGGAGAATGGCACCCCCAGCCTCTTCTCTGACAACTACCAACCCCAACGGAATGGGGGCATCAGTTTTATCGTCCGCCTCTGTGGTACGGACTTAGAACTGGCGAAAAGGAGCTTGGCACCGCTGAATATCCCGGTGGTGGACAGCTTAGAGGAGGTGATCGCTCGTGCCGTCGCTGACGCTAATAAAATTTAA
- a CDS encoding CoA-binding protein gives MNLKPDSKVLVQGITEPLGSIHAARMKAGGTNVVAGVSPGRGSEKLHDIPVFDLIEQALSAVGQVDVSIIFSAPFEVCDCALEAIAAGIRQIIIITEGVPPLDMVRLLRKAEATETLIVGPGTPGIIIPGKLLLGTHPADFYTKGPVGLLGRSDTLTYEIALELTNAGLGQSIALGIGGDAIVGSSFPQWLQILDEDDHTEVIVLVGEIGGFSEEAAAQYISEAIDKPVIAYVAGRHAPKGKRLGHAGNLIAASVSAGNPDKVSPSGADPESAQSKISVFKQAKISVADRPSQIPELVKKALKHGVKKK, from the coding sequence ATGAATTTAAAGCCAGATAGCAAAGTGCTGGTCCAGGGCATTACAGAACCTCTCGGTTCCATCCATGCCGCGCGCATGAAAGCTGGCGGCACGAATGTGGTTGCCGGTGTGAGCCCGGGGCGCGGGAGTGAGAAGCTGCATGACATCCCGGTTTTTGACCTGATCGAACAAGCTCTCAGTGCGGTGGGACAGGTAGATGTGAGTATCATCTTTTCTGCGCCTTTTGAGGTGTGCGATTGCGCTTTGGAGGCGATCGCCGCCGGTATTCGCCAAATCATCATTATCACTGAGGGCGTTCCTCCCCTGGATATGGTGCGTCTGTTGCGCAAAGCTGAAGCTACAGAAACCCTAATTGTGGGTCCTGGCACTCCCGGCATCATTATTCCAGGGAAGCTGCTGTTGGGTACTCATCCGGCGGATTTTTATACTAAAGGTCCGGTGGGACTTCTCGGTCGCAGTGACACTCTCACTTATGAAATTGCCCTGGAACTGACTAACGCTGGTTTGGGACAGTCGATCGCTTTGGGTATTGGCGGCGATGCGATCGTTGGTTCGAGCTTTCCCCAATGGCTGCAAATCCTTGATGAGGATGACCATACCGAGGTCATCGTTTTGGTGGGAGAAATTGGCGGCTTTAGCGAAGAAGCGGCGGCTCAGTACATCAGTGAGGCGATCGATAAACCCGTCATCGCATATGTAGCCGGTCGCCACGCCCCCAAAGGCAAGCGCCTCGGCCATGCGGGCAACCTCATCGCCGCCTCTGTTTCCGCTGGCAACCCCGATAAAGTCAGCCCCTCTGGCGCCGACCCGGAATCTGCCCAAAGCAAAATTTCTGTCTTCAAACAAGCCAAAATCTCCGTGGCCGATCGTCCCTCTCAAATCCCAGAATTGGTCAAAAAAGCCCTCAAACATGGAGTCAAGAAAAAGTAA
- a CDS encoding DegT/DnrJ/EryC1/StrS aminotransferase family protein, whose product MNQIPPLDLGLQYQSIAAEVEAAVRDVMASGRYIGGTAVEAFEAQFAAYTGTSECVACASGTDALYLALRALNVGPGDEAIAPSFTFMATAEAISLVGATPVFVDIEADSFNLDVSQIEAAITPKTKAIIVVHLFGQAADMTRLMAIADTHGLAVIEDCAQATGALWHSKKVGSIGKIGCFSFFPTKNLGAFGDGGAVTTNDAHLAAHIRVLKDHGATKRYYHEFIGINSRLDAIQAAILQVKLRHLDDWNTNRRQVAANYHQLLQPLAGVIPPRETPGGVSVWNQYTIRLQCQDPNRDNGEFRDQIRHHLQASGVSSTVYYPLPLHQQPVYRHLGYTPGSHKVAEQVAQEVLSLPMYPEISPEQQQQVVGELQNILVQAPGHL is encoded by the coding sequence GTGAATCAAATTCCTCCCCTAGACTTAGGGCTACAATACCAAAGCATTGCCGCTGAAGTGGAAGCGGCTGTTAGAGACGTGATGGCTTCGGGCCGCTACATCGGCGGTACGGCGGTAGAAGCATTCGAGGCGCAGTTTGCCGCTTATACTGGCACCTCGGAATGTGTCGCCTGCGCGTCCGGGACTGATGCGCTGTATCTGGCTCTGCGCGCCTTGAATGTGGGACCGGGAGATGAGGCGATCGCGCCATCGTTTACCTTCATGGCGACCGCCGAAGCCATCAGCCTTGTGGGGGCCACCCCAGTATTTGTGGATATCGAGGCAGATAGTTTTAATCTCGACGTATCCCAAATTGAGGCAGCCATTACCCCGAAAACCAAAGCCATTATCGTCGTCCACCTATTCGGTCAGGCGGCGGACATGACCCGGTTAATGGCGATCGCCGACACCCACGGTTTAGCCGTGATCGAAGACTGCGCCCAAGCCACTGGCGCCCTTTGGCACAGCAAAAAGGTGGGTAGTATCGGCAAAATTGGTTGTTTTAGCTTTTTCCCCACCAAAAATCTCGGCGCCTTTGGCGATGGCGGCGCCGTCACCACTAACGATGCCCACCTCGCTGCCCACATCCGGGTCCTCAAAGACCACGGCGCCACCAAGCGTTATTACCACGAATTTATCGGCATCAACAGCCGCCTCGATGCTATACAAGCGGCAATTTTGCAAGTCAAGTTGCGCCATTTGGATGATTGGAACACCAATCGGCGGCAAGTAGCCGCCAATTATCACCAGTTGTTACAGCCCTTAGCCGGAGTCATTCCCCCTCGGGAAACTCCAGGCGGAGTATCGGTGTGGAATCAATACACAATTCGGCTGCAATGTCAAGACCCCAATCGGGATAATGGGGAATTTCGCGACCAAATCCGCCACCATCTCCAAGCATCCGGTGTCAGTTCCACCGTATATTATCCCCTGCCCCTGCACCAACAACCTGTTTATCGCCATCTGGGTTACACTCCTGGCAGTCACAAGGTGGCGGAGCAAGTCGCCCAAGAGGTTCTCTCTTTGCCCATGTACCCAGAAATATCTCCAGAACAGCAGCAGCAGGTGGTTGGGGAATTACAAAATATCTTGGTACAGGCACCTGGTCATTTGTAG